cagtaacccacactaacccactacctgtatgtctcctctgtctaggatcagtaacccacactaacccactacctgtatgtctcctctgtctaggatcagtaaccccactaacccactacctgtatgtctcctctgtctaggatcagtaaccctaccactaacagtaacccactacctgtatgtctcctctgtctaggatcagtaacccacactaacccactacctgtatgtctcctctgtctaggatcagtaacccacactaacccactacctgtatgtctcctctgtctaggatcagtaacccCACTAACCCACTACCcctgtctaggatcagtaacccacactaacccactacctgtatgtctcctctgtctaggatcagtaacccactacctgtatgtctcctctgtctaggatcagtaaccacactaacccactacctgtatgtctcctctgtctaggatcagtaacccacactaacccactacctgtagGTATgtcctctgtctaggatcagtaacccacactaacccactacctgtatgtctcctctgtctaggatcagtaacccacactaacccactacctgtatgtctcctctgtctaggatcagtaacccacactaacccactacctgtatgtctcctctgtctaggatcagtaacccCTAACTAAccactacctgtatgtctcctctgtctaggatcagtaacccacactaacccactacctgtatgtctcctctgtctaggatcagtaacccacactaacccactacctgtataggtctcctctgtctaggatcagtaacccacactaacccactacctgtatgtctcctctgtctaggatcagtaacccacactaacccactacctgtatgtctcctctgtctaggatcagtaacccacactaacccactacctgtatgtctcctctgtctaggatcagtaacccactaacccactacctgtatgtctcctctgtcatCAGTAACCCACTaacctgtatgtctcctctgtctaggatcagtaacccacactaacccactacctgtatgtctcctctgtctaggatcagtaacccacactaacccactacctgtatgtctcctctgtctaggatcagtaacccactacctgtatgtctcctctgtctaggatcagtaacccacactaacccactacctgtatgtctcctctgtctaggatcagtaacccactacctgtatgtctcctctgtctaggatcagtaacccacaACCTGTATGTCccctctgtctaggatcagtaacccacactaacccactacctgtatgtctcctctgtcaATCTGTTTTCTACTCAGAGAATGATGCATAGTTATTAGCTAGTAAGTTTCTACTGAAACAAACTGCCTTTGTGTACCTCAGGAATGCGGCCAAGTGCTGTTTGGGTGTGACCACTGAGTGACATGTCCTGTTTTTTGGTATCTGCAAAGGACCCAGCTGGGTGGAGACATGCCAGAGAACAGAAACTagctggagcagcagcacctAAATATCATCAGAAAAGAGTCATGAAACTGGTGGTTATCACTGTCTGCACTCTATGCCTCCACCCATGTCTTCACACAGCTGCTACCTGTCATGTAGACAGAGGTTGTACTTTTCTAGAAAAGATGAGACTCCACCCTGTTTGTTGAACTTTAGACTCTGCACTGTTGAGTGATGGTCAACTGATCCAGATTTGATAATCTGATAATAAAGTTGCTGTTTGAATaatcttgtctctctccctattgGTTAGAATCTCCATGACAGGCCTCCTAGTGGTCGGTgtcctaaggcactgtatcttactGCTGtgccactacagatcctggtttgaaTCCAAACTCTGTTGACCCGGTAGACCCATGGGGCGGTCCACATtttgcccagcgttgtccgggtttggggagggtttggccggcagggatgtccttgtgcCAATGCGCAtgagcgactcctgtggcgggccgggcgcagtgcacgctgacacggtcgccgggtgtacagtgcacgctgacacggtcgccgggtgtacagtgcacgctgacacggtcgccgggtgtacagtgcacgctgacacggtcgccgggTGTACAGTGCACGCTGACTGACACACTATGAAAAAGGTGTACAGTGCACTTCTACACGGTCGCAGGGTGAACAGTGCACGCTGACAGTCTACACGCTGACCCAGTCCGGGTGTACAGTACCACAAATACCCGTCCAGGAGTAAGCCACTACACTGACAGCTCAGTCTACTAcccaacacactgtcacacttcCTTTCAAAGAAACCACTCCCCCTCTACATACAAAGAACCCAGTCCAGAGGAAGCCACCCCCTCTACATACAAGAACCCAGTCCAGGAGGAAGCCACTCCCCCTCTACATACAAAGAACCCAGTCCAGGAGGAAGCCACTCCCCTCTACATACAAAGAACCCAGTCCAGGAGGAACATACAGTCCAGAGGAACCCAGTCCAGGAGGAAGCCACTACATACAAAGAACCCAGTCCAGGAGGAAGCCACTCCCCTCTACATACAGAGAACCCAGTCAGGAAGAACCCAGTCCAGGAGGAAGCCACCCCCTCTACATACAGAGAACCCAGTCCAGAGGAAGCCACTCCCCCTCTACATACAGAGAACCCAGTCCAGGAGGAAGCCACTCCCCCTCTACATACAGAGAACCCAGTCCAGTAGGAagccactccctctcctctggtGTAGAGTTCCATGAAACAGAAAGTCATCTTTCATACTGCCATTGCTTAACCTACGGGAGAGAGCACCAAAATGGCAGAGAATCAGGACCAGTTCTGTTGCTCCATCTGTCTGGATCTACTGAAGGATCCGGTGACTACTGCCTGTGGACACAGTTACTGTATGGGCTGTATTAAAGAAAGCTGGGATCAGGATGATCTGAAAGGTGTCTACAGCTGTCCACAGTGCAGACAGACCTTTATCCCAAGGCCTGTACTGAACAGGAGcactgtgctgactgaagtggtGGAGAAACAGAAGAAGACAGGACTCCAGGCTGctccccctcctgctctgtgCTATGCTGGACCTGGAGATGTGGTGTGTGATGTCTGCACTGGGACCAGAAAGCAGAAAGCCCTCATGTCCTGTCTGGCGTGTCTGGCCTCTTACTGTGAGACTCACCTCCAACCTCACTATGAATCTCCTGCTTTGAAGAAGCACAAGCTGGTCAAAGCCACGGCACAACTACAGGAGAAGATCTGCTCTCATCATGACAAACTGCTGGAGGTTTACTGTCGTACCGATCAGCAGTGTATCTGTCTGCTGTGTACAATGGATGAACATAAAGGCCATGATACAGTGTCAGCTGCAGCAGAGAGGACTGAGAAACAGGTAAGACCAGAACAACTTGTTGGTGGCTGTCTGATAAACAAGGGATTTTAAGATAAAGTAGGAACTAAATCTGTTTTGAATATGAgatcattatattatatacaatatGAAATGGATCCACAAATATGAACACAAACCTTGAGTATATTGAGTTTGTTACAAATGTATCACCATTTTCAAAAGTCAAACACTATTATCATTCTGAATGGCCTTTTATGAGTCCAAAGTTCAGTCTCAACCCCTTGATACATGTAGGCCTACCATAAAAACTATAATTATTCACATAgca
This genomic interval from Oncorhynchus tshawytscha isolate Ot180627B unplaced genomic scaffold, Otsh_v2.0 Un_contig_3087_pilon_pilon, whole genome shotgun sequence contains the following:
- the LOC121842092 gene encoding E3 ubiquitin/ISG15 ligase TRIM25-like, coding for MAENQDQFCCSICLDLLKDPVTTACGHSYCMGCIKESWDQDDLKGVYSCPQCRQTFIPRPVLNRSTVLTEVVEKQKKTGLQAAPPPALCYAGPGDVVCDVCTGTRKQKALMSCLACLASYCETHLQPHYESPALKKHKLVKATAQLQEKICSHHDKLLEVYCRTDQQCICLLCTMDEHKGHDTVSAAAERTEKQRQLGMSQQKVQQRFQEREKELKELQQAVESLKRSAQSAVEDSDQIFTELIRSIERRSSEVKELIRAQEKAQVSQAEGLLEQLKQEIAELRKRSTELEQLSHTEDHIHFLQVTKLSCYM